The Candidatus Tanganyikabacteria bacterium genome has a segment encoding these proteins:
- the ndk gene encoding nucleoside-diphosphate kinase, with amino-acid sequence MERTFIAVKPDGVQRGLVGQVISRFEAKGFKLAGMRFMHPSRELAERHYGEHKGKPFFDGLVGFFTSGPIVAMCWEGQGVIEAARAMMGKTNPRDAAPGTLRGDFAVDIGRNVVHGSDSPDSAARELGIFFAPGELVDWARDADRHIYE; translated from the coding sequence GTGGAACGTACTTTCATCGCAGTCAAGCCGGACGGTGTCCAGCGCGGTCTCGTCGGGCAGGTGATCTCGCGCTTCGAGGCCAAGGGCTTCAAGCTGGCCGGGATGAGATTCATGCATCCGAGCCGCGAGCTGGCCGAACGGCATTACGGCGAGCACAAGGGCAAGCCCTTCTTCGACGGCCTGGTGGGCTTCTTCACGAGCGGGCCGATCGTGGCCATGTGCTGGGAAGGCCAGGGCGTCATCGAGGCGGCGCGCGCCATGATGGGCAAGACCAACCCCAGGGACGCGGCGCCCGGCACCCTTCGCGGCGACTTCGCGGTGGATATCGGCCGCAACGTGGTGCACGGCTCGGACTCGCCCGACAGCGCCGCGCGGGAGCTCGGGATCTTCTTCGCCCCCGGCGAACTGGTCGACTGGGCGCGCGACGCCGACCGGCACATCTACGAGTAG